A DNA window from Amycolatopsis sp. DSM 110486 contains the following coding sequences:
- a CDS encoding GlxA family transcriptional regulator, with amino-acid sequence MQKIALVLFDGARLFDTAVVDEVWGARSGPGAELRRCAATKEPVELAGGAVLKPERTFAWLRTADVVVVPGLANVDAEPSPELLAALRAAHRAGAQVAGLCLGAFVLGAAGLLDGRPAATHWRFTTELARRHPSARVDPGVLYAGGDGVWTSAGVAAGIDLCLHLVRITQGADVAAGIARAMVTAPFRSGGQAQFITVPTPPRDEEPLAAVRERALRELRRPLTVAELAGWASMSERTFARRFVAETGTTPVRWLLDQRIARAQQLLESSDLPVAEIAGCCGFGSPVSFRQHFTRHVGVAPSRYRTDFRPSTTTSDRSALASAGNRTT; translated from the coding sequence GTGCAGAAGATCGCGCTGGTGCTGTTCGACGGGGCCCGGCTGTTCGACACGGCGGTGGTCGACGAGGTGTGGGGCGCGCGCAGCGGGCCCGGGGCGGAACTGCGCCGGTGCGCGGCCACGAAGGAGCCGGTGGAGCTGGCGGGCGGGGCCGTGCTGAAGCCCGAACGGACGTTCGCCTGGTTGCGCACGGCGGACGTCGTCGTGGTGCCGGGCCTGGCGAACGTCGATGCCGAGCCCTCGCCGGAGCTGCTGGCCGCGTTGCGCGCCGCGCATCGGGCCGGGGCGCAGGTGGCGGGGTTGTGCCTGGGCGCGTTCGTGTTGGGTGCGGCGGGGTTGCTGGACGGCCGGCCGGCCGCCACGCACTGGCGCTTCACGACCGAGCTCGCGCGGCGGCATCCGTCCGCGCGGGTCGACCCCGGCGTGCTGTACGCGGGCGGCGACGGCGTGTGGACGTCGGCGGGCGTCGCGGCCGGCATCGACCTCTGCCTGCACCTCGTGCGGATCACGCAGGGCGCGGACGTCGCGGCGGGGATCGCGCGGGCCATGGTCACGGCGCCGTTCCGCTCGGGCGGGCAGGCGCAGTTCATCACGGTTCCCACGCCGCCTCGCGACGAGGAACCGCTGGCCGCCGTGCGGGAACGCGCGTTGCGGGAACTGCGGCGGCCGTTGACGGTCGCGGAGCTGGCGGGCTGGGCGTCGATGTCCGAGCGCACGTTCGCGCGCCGGTTCGTGGCCGAGACGGGCACCACGCCCGTGCGCTGGCTGCTGGACCAGCGCATCGCCCGGGCGCAGCAGCTGCTGGAAAGCTCCGACCTGCCCGTCGCCGAGATCGCGGGCTGTTGCGGGTTCGGCTCACCGGTGTCGTTCCGGCAGCACTTCACCCGCCACGTCGGCGTCGCGCCCAGCCGCTACCGCACGGATTTCCGGCCCTCGACCACGACGTCGGACCGGTCCGCCCTCGCTTCCGCCGGAAACCGGACGACGTAA
- a CDS encoding ROK family protein: MSEVWAGVDIGGSKTLVVVCDADGREVASASADSGAHLGGAAILDGAAALVLSLAPGEPAGVGVGAAGVVEPETGTIVVTGDSFTGWAGTAVNAGLSARLGGVPVVTENDVNAFLLGELSTTDRHVLGVALGTGVGGALYVDGTLLHGGGTGAGEIGHVGTYGPAPCTCGQTGHLEAYASGRSLARRYTEATGVSLRAEAVAAAALDGDEAALAVFSDAGRFLGEAITHACGLLGIATAVVGGSVTNSWALLEKPMQEALTEHPLLSGSPVDVRLARGGAKAVALGAVALARSTFSRG; the protein is encoded by the coding sequence GTGAGCGAAGTGTGGGCCGGGGTCGACATCGGCGGGTCGAAAACGCTCGTGGTCGTGTGCGATGCCGACGGCCGGGAGGTGGCGTCGGCATCGGCGGACTCGGGTGCGCACCTGGGCGGCGCGGCGATCCTGGACGGGGCGGCCGCGTTGGTGTTGTCGCTGGCGCCCGGCGAGCCGGCGGGGGTCGGCGTCGGCGCGGCCGGCGTAGTGGAGCCGGAGACCGGGACGATCGTGGTCACCGGCGATTCGTTCACGGGCTGGGCAGGCACGGCCGTCAACGCGGGGCTGTCCGCCCGGCTGGGTGGCGTGCCGGTGGTGACGGAGAACGACGTGAACGCGTTCCTGCTGGGCGAACTGTCCACAACGGACCGGCACGTGCTCGGCGTCGCGCTGGGCACGGGTGTCGGCGGCGCGCTGTACGTGGACGGCACCCTGCTGCACGGCGGCGGCACGGGCGCCGGCGAGATCGGCCACGTCGGCACCTACGGCCCGGCGCCGTGCACCTGCGGGCAGACCGGCCACCTGGAGGCCTACGCGTCCGGCCGGTCCCTGGCCCGCCGCTACACGGAGGCGACGGGGGTTTCCCTGCGGGCCGAGGCCGTCGCGGCCGCCGCCCTGGACGGTGACGAGGCCGCGTTGGCGGTGTTCAGCGACGCCGGGCGTTTCCTCGGCGAGGCGATCACGCACGCGTGCGGCCTGCTCGGCATCGCGACGGCCGTGGTCGGCGGCTCCGTGACGAACTCGTGGGCGCTGCTGGAGAAGCCGATGCAGGAGGCGCTGACCGAGCACCCCCTGCTGTCGGGCTCTCCGGTGGACGTACGGCTGGCCCGGGGCGGCGCCAAGGCGGTCGCGCTGGGTGCGGTCGCCCTCGCGCGATCGACGTTCAGCCGAGGGTGA
- a CDS encoding aldehyde dehydrogenase, with product MKHVHDALFIGGEWTAPSTDATITVLSASTEEAIGQVPEAGPADVDKAVAAARAALRDPQGWAHWEPAKRADVLDRFAAVMAERSSEFARLVSAQNGMPIGSAAMQAETGYPAGLLQMYGGIIREQPVEEIRQGAFGGSAVVRREPVGVVAAIVPWNFPQTLLFFKLAPALAAGCPIVIKPSPETVLDTFLLAEVLKDLGLPPGVVSIVPGGRELGAYLVKHPGVDKVTFTGSTVAGRAIASACAELLRPVTLELGGKSAAIILDDADVAGSVEGLFVATMMNNGQTCFLGTRVLAPRSRYSEVVDVLTDMASGAVIGDSLDESTTIGPMASSAHRARVEGYIAKGKAEGGRVTTGGGRPNGRDVGWFVEPTIFADVDNSATISREEIFGPVLSVIPYADEADAIAIANDSDFGLGGTVWTTDPDRGMAVARRVETGTIGVNTYLPDPVAPFGGVKASGIGRELGPEALGNYQQFKTIYRGA from the coding sequence GTGAAGCACGTACACGACGCGCTGTTCATCGGCGGCGAATGGACCGCACCGTCCACCGACGCCACCATCACCGTGCTGTCGGCGAGCACGGAAGAAGCCATCGGGCAGGTTCCGGAAGCGGGACCCGCGGACGTCGACAAGGCCGTGGCCGCGGCACGCGCGGCGCTGCGCGACCCGCAGGGCTGGGCCCACTGGGAGCCGGCGAAACGAGCCGACGTCCTCGACCGCTTCGCCGCCGTGATGGCGGAGCGCAGCTCGGAGTTCGCGCGGCTGGTGAGCGCCCAGAACGGCATGCCGATCGGCAGCGCCGCGATGCAGGCGGAGACCGGCTACCCGGCCGGGCTCCTCCAGATGTACGGCGGGATCATCCGCGAGCAACCCGTGGAGGAGATCCGCCAGGGCGCCTTCGGCGGCAGCGCCGTGGTCCGCCGCGAACCGGTCGGGGTCGTCGCGGCGATCGTGCCGTGGAACTTCCCGCAGACGCTGCTGTTCTTCAAGCTCGCCCCGGCTCTGGCGGCCGGCTGCCCGATCGTCATCAAGCCGTCGCCGGAGACGGTGCTCGACACGTTCCTGCTCGCCGAGGTCCTCAAGGACCTGGGCCTGCCGCCGGGGGTCGTGAGCATCGTGCCGGGTGGCCGCGAGCTCGGCGCGTACCTGGTGAAGCACCCCGGCGTGGACAAGGTCACGTTCACCGGCTCGACGGTGGCCGGCCGCGCGATCGCCTCGGCCTGCGCCGAGCTGCTGCGCCCGGTCACGCTGGAGCTGGGCGGCAAGTCGGCGGCGATCATCCTCGACGACGCGGACGTCGCCGGCAGCGTCGAGGGCCTGTTCGTGGCCACGATGATGAACAACGGCCAGACCTGCTTCCTCGGCACCCGAGTGCTCGCGCCGCGCAGCCGCTACAGCGAGGTCGTGGACGTGCTCACGGACATGGCGTCGGGTGCCGTGATCGGCGACTCGCTCGACGAGAGCACCACGATCGGCCCGATGGCCAGCTCCGCGCACCGCGCCCGCGTGGAGGGCTACATCGCGAAGGGCAAGGCCGAAGGCGGCCGGGTGACCACCGGCGGCGGCCGCCCGAACGGCCGGGACGTCGGCTGGTTCGTGGAGCCGACGATCTTCGCGGACGTGGACAACTCCGCCACGATCTCGCGCGAGGAGATCTTCGGGCCCGTGCTGTCGGTGATCCCCTACGCCGACGAGGCTGATGCGATCGCCATCGCCAACGACTCCGACTTCGGGCTCGGCGGCACCGTCTGGACCACCGACCCCGACCGCGGCATGGCCGTGGCCCGGCGCGTCGAGACGGGCACGATCGGCGTCAACACCTACCTGCCCGACCCGGTCGCGCCGTTCGGCGGGGTGAAGGCCAGCGGCATCGGCCGCGAGCTGGGCCCGGAGGCGCTGGGCAACTACCAGCAGTTCAAGACGATCTACCGCGGCGCCTGA
- a CDS encoding MBL fold metallo-hydrolase: MTTFSLRHLGGPTSLITYGGVRFLTDPTFDQPGEYPIGNRVLVKTTEPVASPAEVGAVDAVLLSHDQHADNLDRGGREYLATAPLTLTTTSGAERLGGTARALPNWTHADVGGVRVTGLPALHGPEGAEAKVGEVTGFLLSKDGLPSVYVSGDNASLDRVREIAGRFGPVPIAVLFAGAARTPLIDAYLTLESTAAAEAAEILGADDVVPLHFEGWGHFTQGPDTLAEAFAANGKTRLHLLKPGAEVTLG; this comes from the coding sequence ATGACCACTTTCTCGCTGCGCCACCTGGGCGGACCGACGTCGTTGATCACCTACGGCGGGGTGCGGTTCCTGACCGACCCGACGTTCGACCAGCCGGGGGAGTATCCGATCGGCAACCGTGTGCTCGTGAAGACGACCGAGCCGGTGGCGAGCCCCGCCGAGGTCGGCGCCGTGGACGCCGTGCTGCTGTCGCACGACCAGCACGCGGACAACCTCGACCGCGGCGGGCGCGAGTACCTCGCGACGGCGCCGCTCACCCTCACGACGACGTCGGGCGCCGAGCGGCTCGGCGGCACGGCGCGGGCGCTGCCGAACTGGACGCACGCGGACGTCGGGGGAGTGCGCGTGACCGGACTGCCCGCTTTACACGGGCCGGAAGGCGCCGAGGCCAAGGTCGGTGAGGTCACGGGTTTCCTGCTGTCGAAAGACGGCCTGCCGTCCGTCTACGTCAGTGGTGACAACGCCTCGCTCGACCGTGTCCGCGAAATCGCCGGCCGCTTCGGGCCCGTGCCCATCGCTGTCCTCTTCGCCGGTGCCGCGCGCACGCCGCTCATCGACGCCTACCTGACCCTGGAGTCCACGGCCGCCGCCGAAGCCGCGGAGATCCTGGGCGCCGACGACGTGGTGCCGCTGCATTTCGAGGGCTGGGGACACTTCACGCAGGGACCGGACACGCTGGCGGAAGCCTTTGCCGCCAACGGCAAGACCCGGCTGCACCTGCTCAAGCCAGGCGCTGAGGTCACCCTCGGCTGA
- a CDS encoding glycoside hydrolase family 2 TIM barrel-domain containing protein gives MALSLAFTPAVSSAAKDAGRVQTDLDAGWRFVRADVPGAEKPGFADGSWERTSVPHTWNALDGQDGGGNYYRGAGWYRKHVTPPRTAQGKRLWLQFDGVNTVADVWVNGVHLGQHRGGYATFRFDATDALKPGRDNVIAVRVDNSAPADVAPLSADYTFFGGIYRDVSLVAVDPLAVRMDDFGGPGVYLTPSAVTAEAATVGVVTKVRNSSGAGREASVRTTVADARGHVVAQATSEPRQLTGDTDIKQQLSITKPHLWQGKADPYLYHATVDVLDARTGRVTDTVSQPLGLRESTVDPDEGFFLNGQHVALHGVNAHQDRLDEGWAVADRQRDQDFDLMDEMGVNALRTAHYQQSQHVYDLADQRGYVVWAEIPLVNGITDSAAFRANATQQMSELIRQNYNHPSIAFWGIGNEQAKNDDVTNGILQSLADQVKAEDPARLSVYANHKGGQDAVSGHADLAAYNKYYGWYDLSAPGPGPWTDQLHAADPARKIAISEYGAGGSIYDHVENSTVKPPVIPSRVHPEEYETFVHENSWKQIETRPYLWGTFVWNMFDFASDGRTEGDTLGRNDKGLVTYDRQVRKDAFYWYKANWTTTPFVYLTSRRWTDRTTAATTVKAYGNGVDTVSLTLNGTPVGTPAASPDHIYTWPVTLEPGKNVVKVTGVRNGHSYTDTVTWALTS, from the coding sequence GTGGCTCTGAGTTTGGCGTTCACGCCGGCGGTTTCGAGCGCCGCGAAAGACGCGGGGCGGGTGCAGACGGACCTCGACGCGGGGTGGCGGTTCGTGCGGGCCGACGTGCCCGGGGCGGAGAAGCCCGGGTTCGCCGACGGGTCGTGGGAGCGCACGAGCGTGCCGCACACGTGGAACGCGCTCGACGGACAGGATGGCGGCGGCAACTACTACCGGGGCGCCGGCTGGTACCGCAAGCACGTCACGCCGCCGCGAACCGCGCAGGGCAAGCGGCTGTGGCTGCAGTTCGACGGCGTGAACACCGTCGCCGACGTGTGGGTCAACGGGGTGCACCTCGGGCAGCACCGCGGGGGTTACGCGACGTTCCGCTTCGACGCCACTGACGCCCTGAAACCCGGTCGCGACAACGTGATCGCGGTGCGCGTGGACAACTCTGCGCCGGCCGATGTCGCCCCGCTCAGCGCGGACTACACGTTCTTCGGCGGCATCTACCGCGACGTCTCGCTGGTGGCCGTCGACCCGCTCGCCGTGCGGATGGACGATTTCGGCGGCCCGGGTGTCTACCTCACGCCGAGCGCAGTGACGGCGGAGGCGGCGACCGTCGGGGTGGTCACCAAGGTGCGCAACAGTTCCGGCGCCGGCCGCGAGGCGTCCGTGCGCACGACCGTCGCCGACGCCCGGGGTCACGTCGTCGCGCAGGCCACGTCGGAGCCGCGGCAGCTCACCGGCGACACCGACATCAAGCAGCAGCTGAGTATCACCAAGCCCCACCTCTGGCAGGGCAAAGCCGACCCGTACCTCTACCACGCGACCGTCGACGTCCTGGACGCGCGCACCGGTCGCGTCACCGACACTGTGAGCCAACCGCTGGGGCTCCGGGAATCCACAGTGGACCCCGACGAGGGCTTCTTCCTCAACGGACAGCACGTCGCCCTCCACGGCGTCAACGCGCACCAGGACCGCCTCGACGAGGGCTGGGCCGTGGCCGACCGGCAGCGCGACCAGGACTTCGACCTCATGGACGAGATGGGCGTCAACGCGCTGCGGACGGCGCACTACCAGCAGTCGCAGCACGTCTACGACCTCGCTGACCAGCGCGGGTACGTGGTGTGGGCGGAGATCCCGCTGGTCAACGGCATCACCGACAGCGCCGCGTTCCGCGCCAACGCGACGCAGCAGATGTCCGAGCTCATCCGCCAGAACTACAACCACCCGTCCATCGCGTTCTGGGGCATCGGCAACGAGCAGGCCAAGAACGACGACGTCACCAACGGCATCCTCCAAAGTCTCGCCGACCAGGTGAAGGCCGAGGACCCGGCGCGGCTTTCCGTGTACGCCAACCACAAGGGCGGCCAGGACGCCGTCTCCGGCCACGCGGACCTCGCGGCCTACAACAAGTACTACGGCTGGTACGACCTGTCCGCGCCCGGCCCCGGCCCGTGGACCGACCAGCTGCACGCGGCCGATCCCGCGCGCAAGATCGCGATCAGCGAGTACGGCGCCGGCGGCAGCATCTACGACCACGTCGAGAACTCCACAGTGAAGCCGCCGGTGATCCCGTCGCGCGTGCACCCGGAGGAGTACGAGACCTTCGTGCACGAGAACTCGTGGAAGCAGATCGAGACGCGGCCTTACCTGTGGGGCACGTTCGTGTGGAACATGTTCGACTTCGCCTCCGACGGCCGCACCGAAGGCGACACCCTGGGCCGCAACGACAAGGGCCTGGTCACCTATGACCGCCAGGTCCGCAAGGACGCGTTCTACTGGTACAAGGCCAACTGGACCACCACGCCGTTCGTCTACCTGACCAGCCGCCGCTGGACCGACCGCACGACCGCGGCCACCACGGTAAAGGCGTACGGCAACGGAGTGGACACGGTTTCGCTCACCCTGAACGGAACCCCAGTCGGCACGCCCGCCGCGTCACCCGATCACATCTACACCTGGCCGGTCACCCTCGAGCCCGGCAAGAACGTCGTGAAGGTGACCGGAGTCCGCAATGGACACTCGTACACGGACACCGTCACCTGGGCGCTCACGTCGTGA
- a CDS encoding MBL fold metallo-hydrolase — protein sequence MPAIRRNIVPLRYSDPSVVAYVRSPTDWLVSNCGWIRGRSGVMLVDTCGTERDTLDLVKDVRKYSTVEMPLTLVLTHAHGAHHNGAGVALRNGGRILAAESAVSAVRAGPQRYEDTFDCKNWGTLEAPKPEAVHAVTTPREVDLGGVVVEVVPFPGVAHTDGDLVVFEPKTGTLFTGDLLSVGSTPMALHGSIPGWLDALYWLDKTFPTVRTFVPGHGALSHPGSFPVAVLRTYLNWLLDATTPETPDFAELATIARRRWPNWSNPERHIGNLMRAHADQHGRPLQEKTALRAILDAVGGKIDLDARLGL from the coding sequence ATGCCCGCCATCAGGCGAAACATCGTGCCGCTCAGGTACTCCGACCCGAGCGTGGTCGCTTACGTCCGCAGCCCGACCGACTGGCTCGTGTCCAACTGCGGCTGGATCCGCGGCCGGTCCGGCGTGATGCTGGTCGACACGTGCGGCACTGAGCGGGACACGCTCGACCTGGTCAAGGACGTCCGCAAGTACTCGACCGTCGAAATGCCGCTCACGCTCGTGCTTACCCACGCCCACGGCGCGCACCACAACGGCGCCGGCGTGGCGTTGCGCAACGGCGGGCGCATCCTCGCCGCCGAGTCGGCCGTGTCCGCGGTGCGGGCGGGGCCGCAGCGGTACGAGGACACGTTCGACTGCAAGAACTGGGGCACGCTCGAAGCGCCGAAACCCGAGGCCGTGCACGCCGTGACCACGCCACGCGAGGTCGATCTCGGCGGGGTGGTCGTGGAGGTCGTGCCCTTCCCCGGCGTGGCGCACACCGACGGCGACCTGGTGGTCTTCGAACCGAAGACCGGCACGCTGTTCACGGGCGACCTGCTCTCCGTCGGCTCCACGCCGATGGCGCTGCACGGCTCGATCCCCGGCTGGCTCGACGCGCTTTACTGGCTGGACAAGACTTTCCCGACCGTCCGCACGTTCGTGCCCGGTCATGGCGCGCTCAGCCACCCCGGCAGCTTCCCGGTCGCCGTGCTGCGCACGTACCTCAACTGGCTGCTCGACGCGACCACTCCGGAAACCCCCGACTTCGCCGAACTGGCCACGATCGCGCGCCGCCGGTGGCCGAACTGGAGCAACCCCGAGCGCCACATCGGCAACCTCATGCGCGCGCACGCCGACCAGCACGGCAGGCCGCTGCAGGAGAAGACGGCGCTGCGCGCGATCCTCGACGCGGTGGGCGGCAAGATCGACCTCGACGCGCGACTGGGCCTCTAA
- a CDS encoding helix-turn-helix domain-containing protein — protein sequence MGRSQPADAWSHELARAFAGLHAERRDGLLPLGTLDAVQLDDVGIYDVRGTTQIVRRTSRTARTDTAEQLKICLIERGGALVEQGRRRVALEVGDLALYDLRRPYQLTLQGAFRCAVMTFPREALGLPDSALEVMMERRFVTGTGVGQVFASCLRSALDQRETLSDGSPVRLREAAVALLAATLGSGAGLPAGHTNLALRERVLDHVRGHLADPHLSPATVAAALHMSPRSLHRLFEDSGETFGGTVRRLRLEAVRRDLTDPLLAGRSIAAVATRWGITDQPWLSRAFRAEYGVTPSGLRRRMTGS from the coding sequence ATGGGGCGAAGTCAGCCGGCCGACGCTTGGAGCCACGAGCTCGCGCGCGCCTTCGCCGGGCTGCACGCCGAACGGCGCGACGGCCTGCTCCCGCTCGGCACGCTCGACGCGGTGCAGCTGGACGACGTCGGGATCTACGACGTCCGCGGCACCACGCAGATCGTGCGCCGCACCTCCCGCACGGCGCGGACGGACACCGCCGAGCAGCTGAAGATCTGCCTGATCGAACGCGGGGGCGCGCTCGTCGAGCAGGGCCGGCGGCGCGTGGCGCTGGAGGTCGGCGACCTCGCGCTCTACGACTTGCGGCGGCCGTACCAGCTGACGTTGCAGGGCGCGTTCCGCTGCGCGGTGATGACGTTCCCGCGCGAGGCGCTCGGCCTGCCGGACTCCGCGCTCGAGGTGATGATGGAGCGCCGGTTTGTAACCGGCACCGGCGTGGGCCAGGTCTTCGCCTCCTGCCTGCGCAGCGCGCTCGACCAGCGCGAGACGTTGTCCGACGGCTCGCCGGTGCGTCTGCGCGAGGCCGCCGTGGCGCTGCTCGCGGCCACGCTCGGCAGCGGCGCCGGCCTCCCGGCGGGGCACACGAACCTGGCGCTGCGAGAGCGCGTGCTCGACCACGTCCGCGGGCACCTGGCCGACCCGCACCTGTCGCCGGCGACGGTGGCCGCGGCGCTGCACATGTCGCCGCGCTCGCTGCACCGGCTGTTCGAGGACTCCGGCGAGACGTTCGGCGGCACCGTCCGCAGGCTGCGGCTCGAGGCCGTGCGCCGGGATCTCACCGATCCGCTGCTGGCGGGGCGCAGCATCGCGGCCGTCGCGACGCGCTGGGGGATCACGGACCAGCCGTGGCTTTCGCGGGCGTTCCGGGCGGAGTACGGGGTGACGCCTTCGGGGCTGCGGCGGCGGATGACCGGGTCTTAG